In the genome of Paenibacillus pabuli, one region contains:
- a CDS encoding helix-turn-helix domain-containing protein has translation MKLILVDDEKGILVGLKKMIDRYIPECEVVGTAYNGREGFELIQKWQPDIVITDIRMPQAGGLEMIQMLKEVDIQSKFILLSGYADFEYARKGMQLGVNFYINKPVEEQELRDCVCQVMDTIRIERSKVQEMEALKMASYHRMQEDGLRDILDMGSDYTEIVEELQRIRCMPEKEAQFACILIEIRSKADGLKELGFDPVFRQIDLVFRHYGSVYRFRYTGAQIAVIVMHDAAMESKDMVNTAQRLHEVLLRQLNVSSVIGIGSVQNRPGGISQSFEEARNALSYQVIKGAEPIISFTQIMNLTGKSELVTEEMIADLEAAIDNLDERESVDMIHRIFRKIEADSDFSPADLQLQCLNILLLSIRKVSFQQLQQNRLLSRQLLSLEGISRFKTLASLEQWMVEVIGGIIGFLLEQCTPKKKDMISEIKEYVTDHYDEPISLAELAARFYMNPYYLSQYFKQKTGETYLNFLTRIRISKAKELLEQTDLKVYEICHKVGYSDAQHFARMFEKWTGFKPRDYRKSLAKQ, from the coding sequence ATGAAACTGATTTTGGTAGATGACGAAAAAGGGATTTTGGTAGGACTCAAAAAAATGATAGATCGCTATATTCCGGAATGTGAAGTGGTCGGAACAGCTTATAATGGACGTGAAGGCTTCGAGCTGATTCAAAAATGGCAGCCGGACATCGTTATTACCGATATTCGAATGCCGCAGGCTGGAGGACTGGAAATGATTCAAATGCTCAAAGAGGTCGACATTCAGAGCAAATTCATATTGCTAAGCGGATATGCGGACTTTGAATATGCCCGGAAAGGCATGCAGCTTGGTGTGAATTTTTACATCAATAAGCCGGTTGAAGAACAGGAATTGCGTGACTGTGTGTGTCAGGTTATGGACACAATTCGCATAGAGCGAAGCAAAGTCCAGGAAATGGAAGCATTAAAAATGGCATCATATCACCGCATGCAGGAAGATGGATTGCGAGATATTCTGGATATGGGTAGCGATTATACCGAAATTGTAGAGGAGCTGCAAAGAATCAGATGCATGCCTGAGAAGGAAGCACAATTTGCTTGTATCTTGATTGAAATCCGCAGTAAGGCAGACGGTCTGAAAGAGCTCGGTTTTGATCCTGTATTTAGGCAAATTGATCTGGTCTTCAGACACTACGGTAGTGTGTATCGTTTCCGCTATACAGGTGCACAAATTGCAGTAATCGTGATGCACGATGCAGCTATGGAGAGCAAAGATATGGTTAACACGGCACAGCGCCTTCATGAGGTTCTGCTCAGACAACTGAACGTCTCCAGCGTGATTGGCATCGGCAGCGTTCAGAATCGGCCTGGTGGTATTAGCCAATCCTTTGAAGAGGCGCGAAATGCCCTCAGCTATCAAGTGATCAAGGGCGCGGAGCCCATTATTTCGTTTACCCAGATCATGAATCTGACAGGCAAAAGCGAGCTGGTTACAGAGGAGATGATCGCGGACCTGGAGGCTGCCATCGACAACCTGGATGAACGGGAAAGCGTGGATATGATCCATCGAATCTTTAGAAAAATAGAAGCTGACTCAGATTTCAGTCCGGCAGATCTCCAGCTGCAATGTTTGAACATCCTTTTACTGAGCATTCGGAAAGTATCTTTTCAGCAGCTGCAGCAGAACAGGTTGTTAAGTCGACAGCTGTTATCTTTGGAGGGTATTTCACGGTTTAAGACGTTAGCGTCTCTGGAACAGTGGATGGTGGAGGTCATTGGTGGAATCATTGGATTTTTGCTGGAACAATGTACTCCCAAGAAAAAGGACATGATCTCAGAGATCAAGGAATATGTCACAGACCATTATGATGAACCCATCAGCCTGGCTGAATTAGCTGCTCGCTTTTATATGAACCCGTATTACCTAAGCCAATATTTCAAACAAAAAACAGGTGAAACATATTTGAATTTTTTGACCCGCATACGGATCAGCAAAGCGAAGGAATTGCTTGAACAGACAGATTTGAAGGTGTATGAAATCTGTCATAAGGTAGGCTATTCGGATGCGCAGCATTTTGCACGCATGTTCGAAAAATGGACCGGATTCAAGCCAAGGGATTATCGGAAAAGTCTTGCAAAACAATAA
- a CDS encoding cache domain-containing sensor histidine kinase, which yields MIKKLRFQNKLMLSYLLACIIPLLIVSAFIFHQSAKGLEESSQEFASLYTSQIKSSLNEFIKEYDKITKSVLVENELIYRLGEGSSIPMNEEVNQRVAVQQLLMRVSLLKSEISTVMLVSRDNSVYQYTTTTSRVDESRLLSQDWYNQLRNSDQTFFISGLHDRSYYEDKGAGAVVTVGRVLFNSKGAYAGMLLIDLDPFTLLQLEHEFLQARDKYGISVIISNDRREIVYHSEAASGRITWEQVLHSEFDLTGDRAHEDRIILSEHTAQGELLIKTEIPRSKLLQKINQMKGLTMIVIMTSCLIIFLISLWLSYTITRPIKALRRSMKQAEVGQYLPIEKEQTSDEIGSLVYSYNKMIITIKTLIEEVYVAEIKQRQAKFLALQHQINPHMLYNTLESIRMKALVKDDEDTAGMIKILARMFRLTLGKEGRHHSIKHELEYTGNYLQLQNIRFDDMFTLSVNMPDDMLECSIIPLVFQPIVENSINHGFAGYSQALCIKIEGSWTGNGEILIRISDNGSGMSSEKWTELNSLLEQATSNRYSLGNQDDLGENGLGLTNIAERIKLHYGDSYYIKVLSGIENGTTIEIRIPGIGKPEHISFDAKKEGEGNETDFGR from the coding sequence ATGATAAAAAAGTTGAGGTTTCAAAACAAATTGATGTTGAGTTATCTTCTGGCCTGTATCATTCCGCTATTAATTGTAAGCGCATTCATATTTCATCAGTCAGCCAAAGGGTTGGAAGAATCCTCACAGGAATTTGCCTCCTTGTATACATCCCAGATCAAGTCCTCTTTGAATGAATTTATCAAGGAATATGACAAGATTACGAAGTCAGTATTAGTCGAAAACGAATTGATCTACAGGCTCGGAGAAGGGTCAAGTATACCCATGAACGAGGAGGTAAATCAGCGGGTGGCCGTACAGCAGCTTCTCATGAGGGTGTCATTGCTCAAATCCGAAATTAGCACCGTAATGCTGGTCAGCCGCGATAACAGCGTGTACCAATACACAACTACGACCAGCAGAGTTGATGAGAGCAGACTATTATCCCAGGATTGGTACAATCAGCTCCGCAATTCGGATCAGACCTTTTTTATTAGCGGTCTGCACGATCGTTCCTATTACGAGGATAAGGGCGCAGGAGCCGTTGTGACGGTGGGAAGAGTACTGTTTAATTCGAAAGGAGCATACGCCGGGATGCTCCTAATCGATCTCGATCCCTTTACGCTGCTTCAGCTTGAGCATGAGTTTCTGCAAGCTCGTGATAAATATGGCATTAGCGTGATTATAAGCAATGATCGTAGAGAGATTGTTTATCATTCCGAAGCCGCCAGTGGCCGGATCACATGGGAGCAGGTACTCCATTCCGAATTCGATCTTACGGGAGACCGTGCACATGAAGATCGGATTATTTTATCGGAACACACGGCCCAAGGGGAATTACTTATCAAAACCGAGATTCCCCGCTCCAAATTGCTGCAGAAAATCAATCAGATGAAAGGGCTGACTATGATCGTGATCATGACAAGTTGCCTGATTATTTTTCTGATCTCGCTGTGGCTCAGTTATACAATTACCAGACCCATCAAGGCACTTCGAAGAAGCATGAAACAGGCAGAGGTAGGTCAATATCTTCCCATAGAGAAAGAACAGACCAGTGATGAAATTGGAAGTCTGGTATACAGCTACAACAAAATGATTATCACGATCAAAACGTTAATAGAAGAGGTATACGTGGCAGAAATCAAGCAGCGGCAAGCCAAGTTCCTCGCCCTTCAACATCAGATTAACCCCCATATGCTGTACAATACCTTGGAATCGATTCGGATGAAGGCATTGGTAAAAGATGACGAGGATACGGCAGGAATGATTAAAATTCTGGCTCGAATGTTCCGGTTAACCCTTGGGAAAGAAGGAAGGCATCATTCGATTAAGCATGAACTCGAGTACACAGGCAACTATCTACAGCTTCAAAACATCCGATTCGATGATATGTTCACATTGTCCGTCAACATGCCGGATGACATGCTGGAGTGCAGCATCATTCCGTTGGTATTTCAGCCTATTGTAGAAAATAGCATCAATCATGGTTTTGCAGGTTACAGCCAGGCATTGTGTATCAAAATCGAGGGGAGCTGGACGGGAAACGGAGAGATTCTGATCCGAATTTCAGACAACGGAAGCGGAATGTCGTCGGAGAAATGGACGGAACTGAATTCGCTGCTGGAACAGGCAACTTCAAACAGATACAGCCTTGGAAACCAAGATGACCTTGGAGAGAACGGTCTGGGACTGACCAATATTGCAGAACGAATTAAGCTCCATTATGGAGATTCATATTACATTAAGGTGCTATCTGGTATCGAGAATGGCACGACCATCGAAATTCGGATTCCCGGCATAGGCAAGCCTGAGCACATAAGTTTCGATGCGAAAAAGGAAGGTGAGGGAAATGAAACTGATTTTGGTAGATGA